One region of Bacillus pumilus genomic DNA includes:
- a CDS encoding swarming motility protein SwrAA produces MKRASIVREKKYYELVEELKSRSKDVTFSATKALSLLMLLSRYLVNYTTVESVDEIDEDCAEIYFNYLMDNHKRLGINLTDIKRSMQLLGGILDVDVNHYLKDFSLSNVTLWMNQEK; encoded by the coding sequence TTGAAAAGGGCAAGTATTGTGAGAGAGAAAAAATATTACGAGTTGGTAGAGGAGCTTAAGAGTCGTTCGAAAGATGTGACGTTTTCCGCTACAAAGGCATTAAGTCTGCTCATGCTGTTAAGCAGGTACTTGGTCAATTACACAACGGTAGAATCAGTCGACGAAATCGATGAAGACTGTGCTGAGATATACTTCAATTATTTAATGGATAATCATAAGAGACTTGGTATAAACTTAACCGACATCAAGAGGTCGATGCAGCTGCTCGGCGGCATACTAGATGTAGATGTCAATCACTACTTAAAAGATTTTTCACTGTCCAATGTCACACTTTGGATGAATCAGGAGAAATAA
- a CDS encoding winged helix-turn-helix transcriptional regulator: protein MSAPSNPVSIVNHGCPVSTTSSVIGGKWKGVILYHLTCGPKRYNELRRLLPRISQRVLTLQLRELEQDGVVHREVYEEVPPRVEYSLTSLGDTLKPIIFAMREWGESYGKEARPKEKSCHL from the coding sequence ATGAGTGCACCATCCAATCCAGTCAGTATTGTCAATCATGGCTGTCCCGTTTCAACCACCTCTAGTGTAATAGGAGGAAAATGGAAAGGAGTGATCCTTTATCATTTGACTTGCGGTCCAAAACGATACAACGAATTACGCCGGCTTCTGCCAAGAATTTCTCAGCGTGTTCTTACGCTACAATTGCGCGAGCTAGAACAAGACGGCGTTGTTCACAGAGAAGTCTATGAGGAGGTCCCTCCTCGTGTCGAATATTCACTCACTTCTCTAGGAGATACGTTAAAGCCTATCATCTTCGCTATGCGTGAATGGGGCGAATCCTATGGAAAAGAAGCGCGCCCAAAAGAAAAAAGCTGCCATCTCTAG
- a CDS encoding alpha/beta fold hydrolase, translated as MKKILKITGISLLALIILAFGAFYTWSRFTYGPSAALKKQVNIEQVEHKNDVYTFASTKSDTGIILYPGAKVEPLSYAYIGNELMKKGYSVFIPDMPFSFAIFNTNKAQDIIKDHQTIKHWYIGGHSLGGTAAAMFAEKNQRKLDGLFFLASYPASDELKSSSLNVLSISGEKDGLATQEKIKQSKTNLPSQTVYHEIKGGNHAQFGMYGKQKGDQPADIQALTQQKDIVQTMLGWLKPAKKLHKEDKGLK; from the coding sequence ATGAAGAAAATACTGAAGATCACAGGCATTTCATTACTTGCACTGATCATTTTGGCTTTTGGTGCTTTCTATACATGGAGCCGCTTTACATACGGACCATCTGCCGCTTTAAAAAAGCAAGTGAACATCGAGCAAGTGGAACATAAAAACGACGTATATACATTTGCATCAACTAAAAGCGATACGGGCATCATTCTCTATCCAGGAGCAAAGGTAGAACCACTTTCGTACGCCTATATTGGGAATGAATTGATGAAAAAAGGCTATTCTGTCTTTATCCCTGACATGCCATTTTCGTTTGCGATTTTTAATACAAATAAAGCACAAGATATCATAAAAGATCATCAAACGATCAAACACTGGTATATTGGCGGTCATTCACTAGGCGGAACAGCCGCCGCTATGTTTGCAGAAAAAAACCAGCGCAAACTCGACGGTCTTTTTTTTCTCGCGTCTTATCCAGCTTCAGATGAGCTAAAATCATCCTCCTTGAACGTCCTCTCTATATCAGGTGAAAAGGATGGACTTGCGACACAAGAGAAAATCAAGCAATCGAAAACAAATTTGCCGTCTCAAACCGTTTATCATGAAATAAAAGGCGGGAACCATGCTCAGTTTGGCATGTATGGTAAACAAAAAGGTGATCAGCCAGCGGACATTCAAGCCCTCACACAGCAAAAGGATATCGTTCAGACGATGCTTGGATGGCTAAAACCAGCAAAAAAGCTCCATAAAGAAGACAAAGGGCTAAAATAA
- a CDS encoding PDZ domain-containing protein, whose translation MSSEWMGAGLKAVGLFLIHPLFYFMILISLLHGYIRVKRERKAFQTRIEDVYDELKFTYSKGWILGICLSVISVGLGIALPPGFIVLIAAMTIVCSLFFKTSALSSAYTLGFSFIAALGLMYVQVSHSWLPQLSMMNASAVVILLGLLLMTEGILAYRTAHLRTSPAMVMSARGLLIGQQRANRLWLLPLVLLMPAGEFTSSLPWWPVLQVHDQSFSFILIPYIIGFGQRIQGSLPIVSIQITARRILILGLAVALLGAASIWFTPIAWAAVLIAIAGRAFLSWKQRVNDNAAPFYFSKRNQGLMVLGIIPNTPAADLKLEIGEVITKVNGIEVKTVSEFYEALQTNGALTKLEIIGLNGQTRFEKRASYEGEHHQLGILFVKDDPQQESTAISS comes from the coding sequence ATGAGCTCGGAGTGGATGGGAGCTGGATTAAAAGCGGTCGGTCTGTTTTTAATCCACCCTCTTTTTTATTTCATGATATTAATCAGCCTGTTACATGGCTACATCCGCGTAAAGCGGGAGAGAAAAGCGTTTCAAACAAGAATAGAAGATGTATACGATGAACTTAAATTTACATATTCAAAAGGATGGATTCTAGGGATTTGCCTATCCGTCATTTCAGTAGGCTTAGGGATTGCCCTCCCACCTGGATTCATCGTGCTGATTGCAGCGATGACCATCGTTTGCTCTTTATTCTTTAAGACGAGTGCGCTTTCGTCTGCATACACACTCGGTTTCAGTTTTATTGCGGCACTAGGACTCATGTATGTCCAAGTGAGTCATTCATGGCTGCCGCAGCTCTCAATGATGAATGCATCAGCCGTTGTTATTCTGCTAGGTCTTTTATTAATGACCGAGGGGATTCTAGCCTATCGAACGGCGCATTTACGAACATCGCCTGCAATGGTGATGAGTGCGAGAGGACTTTTGATTGGCCAGCAGCGGGCAAACCGTCTGTGGCTTTTACCGCTTGTTTTGCTGATGCCGGCAGGTGAATTTACTTCTTCTCTGCCATGGTGGCCGGTGCTTCAAGTACACGATCAAAGCTTTTCATTTATTTTGATTCCATACATCATCGGTTTCGGGCAGCGGATTCAAGGATCGCTGCCAATTGTGAGCATTCAAATTACGGCACGGCGTATTCTCATACTTGGACTCGCTGTTGCTTTACTAGGTGCTGCAAGTATTTGGTTTACGCCGATTGCATGGGCAGCTGTATTGATAGCGATTGCCGGAAGAGCTTTCCTTTCATGGAAACAGAGAGTCAACGACAATGCGGCTCCATTCTACTTCTCTAAGCGTAATCAAGGGCTAATGGTGCTGGGAATCATTCCGAATACACCTGCAGCTGATTTAAAGCTTGAGATCGGAGAAGTCATTACAAAGGTGAATGGAATTGAAGTCAAAACCGTTTCGGAATTTTACGAAGCCCTTCAAACCAATGGTGCTCTGACAAAGCTTGAGATCATTGGCTTGAATGGTCAGACAAGGTTTGAGAAACGCGCTTCTTACGAAGGGGAGCATCATCAGCTTGGCATCCTGTTTGTGAAGGATGATCCACAGCAAGAATCAACGGCGATTTCATCATAA
- the cccB gene encoding cytochrome c551, translating into MQKSGLMMLFAAMILVLAACGGNSSSSDSDKEGSKSASTVSSGEEIYQQNCIGCHGKDLSGGGGPSLKEVGKKYNESQIADIAQNGKGSMPSGMVDEKQAKEVAKWLAEKK; encoded by the coding sequence ATGCAAAAGAGCGGATTAATGATGCTGTTTGCAGCGATGATTCTTGTTCTTGCGGCTTGTGGAGGAAATTCAAGCAGCAGTGACAGTGACAAAGAAGGCAGCAAAAGTGCTTCAACTGTGAGCAGTGGTGAGGAAATTTATCAGCAAAACTGTATTGGCTGTCATGGGAAAGACCTATCTGGCGGAGGCGGACCAAGCCTGAAAGAAGTAGGGAAGAAATATAATGAAAGCCAAATTGCAGATATTGCACAGAATGGTAAAGGCTCTATGCCAAGCGGAATGGTAGATGAGAAGCAAGCAAAAGAAGTAGCAAAATGGCTTGCAGAGAAAAAATAA
- a CDS encoding S41 family peptidase: MKKQIASIMASVVLLISAGVMTHKEGTHAESPQAAAAMAGQAQSSDKAKENGMEKIEKAYDLISNEYVEEVDRQKLLEGAIQGMLSTLNDPYSVYMDKQTAKQFSDSLDSSFEGIGAEVGMDEGKIIIVSAFKKSPAAKAGLKPKDEIISIDGESMKEKSLNDAVLKIRGKKGTSVALKIRRNGIEKELTFQIKREEIPLETVTSSVKEVNGHKTGYIAISSFSEDTAKDFTSSLKQLEKKGIEGLVLDVRGNPGGYLQSVEDILKHFITKDQPYIQIAERNGDRKRYFSKRKEQKPYPVNVLIDKGSASASEILAGAMKEAGKYEIVGDVSFGKGTVQQAVPMGDGSNIKLTLYKWLTPKGNWIHKKGVVPTIAIHQPDYFTVGPLQLKEPLQLDMNNEEVRQAQTLLKGLSFDPGRVDGYFDEETKKAVLAFQSTYNLDKSGVIDLNTAKMMNKMVDEVKSYEKNDLQLQTALKALYLKK; encoded by the coding sequence ATGAAAAAACAAATCGCATCTATTATGGCAAGTGTCGTTCTATTAATCAGTGCAGGGGTGATGACGCATAAAGAGGGAACTCATGCGGAGTCACCGCAAGCAGCTGCTGCAATGGCTGGACAAGCTCAATCAAGTGATAAGGCGAAAGAGAATGGGATGGAGAAAATTGAGAAAGCCTATGACCTTATTTCGAATGAATATGTAGAGGAAGTGGATCGCCAAAAGCTGCTTGAAGGCGCCATTCAAGGAATGCTTTCAACTTTAAATGATCCGTATTCAGTATACATGGACAAGCAAACCGCCAAGCAATTTTCTGATTCGCTTGATTCTTCTTTTGAGGGAATTGGGGCAGAAGTGGGGATGGATGAAGGAAAAATCATTATCGTCTCTGCCTTTAAAAAATCCCCTGCAGCAAAAGCAGGTCTAAAGCCGAAAGATGAAATCATCAGCATTGATGGCGAGTCGATGAAAGAAAAAAGCTTAAACGATGCTGTACTGAAAATAAGAGGGAAAAAAGGAACATCCGTCGCTCTGAAAATCAGACGAAATGGGATTGAAAAAGAGTTAACGTTCCAAATCAAACGAGAAGAAATCCCACTTGAAACCGTGACTTCCTCTGTGAAAGAGGTGAATGGTCATAAAACAGGCTATATCGCGATCTCAAGCTTTTCAGAAGATACTGCGAAGGATTTCACGTCAAGCCTGAAACAGCTCGAGAAAAAGGGCATAGAAGGTCTTGTGCTTGATGTGAGAGGAAACCCTGGCGGCTATCTGCAAAGTGTAGAAGACATTCTGAAGCACTTTATCACAAAGGATCAGCCTTATATTCAAATTGCAGAACGGAACGGCGACAGGAAACGCTATTTTTCAAAGCGGAAAGAACAGAAGCCTTACCCAGTTAATGTTTTAATTGATAAAGGCAGTGCATCCGCTTCTGAAATACTTGCTGGTGCTATGAAAGAAGCCGGAAAATATGAAATCGTCGGTGATGTCTCCTTTGGTAAAGGCACTGTGCAGCAGGCGGTTCCAATGGGTGACGGCAGTAACATTAAATTAACGTTGTATAAATGGCTCACGCCAAAAGGGAATTGGATTCACAAAAAAGGTGTCGTACCAACGATTGCGATTCATCAGCCAGATTACTTTACTGTAGGACCGCTTCAGCTGAAAGAACCACTTCAGCTTGATATGAACAATGAAGAAGTGAGACAAGCACAGACGCTATTAAAGGGATTGTCATTCGACCCCGGCAGAGTAGACGGCTACTTTGATGAAGAAACGAAAAAGGCGGTATTAGCCTTCCAAAGCACATACAATCTCGATAAATCAGGTGTAATTGATCTGAATACAGCGAAAATGATGAACAAAATGGTGGATGAAGTGAAATCCTATGAAAAAAATGATCTTCAACTGCAGACTGCACTAAAAGCACTATATCTTAAAAAATAA
- a CDS encoding sulfite exporter TauE/SafE family protein → MYIILTMLLLGILLGFVGAGGAGFVIALLTLIFDIPIHTALGTSLAAMAFTTLSGAYSHYREGNIQLKSGLIVGALACVASFAGAKIAPFIPEGNLHYLTAGMLFLSAVFMMIKLFVLKEEAEQQPLSSRQLLIRGIILGLVSGLLSGMFGIGSAPFIQVGLLILLRLSIRQAVGTTMLVIIPISIGGGIGYITEGYVDFILLIQILIGTVLGAYIGAKFTRLAPKLLLKSAVLLTPIIAGLLLLF, encoded by the coding sequence ATGTATATTATATTGACGATGCTATTATTAGGAATTTTATTAGGATTTGTAGGAGCAGGCGGTGCTGGTTTTGTCATCGCATTGCTTACGTTAATTTTTGATATCCCTATCCATACCGCACTTGGGACATCTTTAGCCGCAATGGCATTTACGACGTTATCAGGTGCATACAGCCACTACAGGGAAGGGAATATTCAGCTGAAATCTGGTTTGATTGTCGGAGCTTTGGCTTGTGTGGCTTCCTTTGCAGGAGCTAAGATTGCTCCTTTTATTCCAGAAGGAAATCTGCACTATTTAACAGCCGGAATGCTCTTTTTATCCGCTGTGTTTATGATGATCAAATTATTTGTTCTAAAGGAAGAAGCTGAGCAGCAGCCGCTTTCTTCACGTCAGCTGCTCATAAGGGGTATTATTTTAGGACTTGTATCCGGATTGCTGTCAGGTATGTTTGGTATCGGGTCCGCACCATTTATCCAAGTAGGACTTTTGATTTTACTGAGACTTTCCATTCGACAGGCAGTTGGCACGACGATGCTTGTCATTATTCCGATTTCCATCGGTGGTGGAATTGGATATATTACAGAGGGCTATGTTGATTTTATCTTGCTGATTCAAATTTTAATCGGAACAGTATTAGGCGCATATATTGGCGCAAAATTCACACGCCTTGCACCGAAGCTTTTATTGAAATCGGCTGTACTGTTAACACCTATTATTGCCGGTTTACTGCTGTTATTTTAA
- the ftsX gene encoding permease-like cell division protein FtsX — MIKTLSRHLRESFRSLGRNTWMTFASISAVTVTLILVGVFLVIMLNLNNMASNAEKEVEVKVLIELTANQKQQDELKAEIDKIPEISDVKYSSKDDELKALIKSFGENGQSMGLVDQENPLNDAFIVKTSDPHDTPKVAKKLENLKGTYKVTYGKEEVSRLFNVVGVARNVGIALIIGLLFTAMFLISNTIKITIFARRKEIEIMKLVGATNWFIRWPFFIEGLLLGVFGSIIPIALLLGTYQYAVGWVAPRVQGSFISMLPYNPFVYQVSLVLLLIGAIIGVWGSLTSIRKFLKV; from the coding sequence ATGATTAAAACTCTCTCGCGGCATTTACGTGAGAGCTTCCGTTCACTTGGAAGAAACACGTGGATGACATTTGCATCAATTAGTGCGGTCACTGTCACATTGATTTTAGTTGGGGTTTTTCTTGTGATTATGCTCAACTTGAACAACATGGCATCGAACGCTGAAAAAGAAGTAGAAGTAAAAGTGTTAATCGAATTAACGGCGAATCAAAAGCAGCAGGATGAATTAAAAGCAGAAATTGATAAGATTCCTGAAATCAGTGATGTCAAGTACTCATCTAAAGATGACGAACTAAAAGCGCTGATTAAAAGCTTTGGTGAAAATGGACAATCCATGGGACTTGTTGATCAAGAAAACCCATTAAACGATGCGTTTATTGTGAAAACATCAGATCCACACGATACACCAAAAGTAGCGAAGAAATTAGAAAACCTAAAAGGTACGTATAAAGTAACCTACGGAAAAGAAGAAGTCAGCCGACTCTTTAATGTGGTTGGAGTGGCGCGGAATGTAGGGATTGCGCTCATTATTGGGCTTTTATTTACAGCCATGTTCTTGATCTCTAATACGATCAAAATTACGATTTTTGCTAGACGTAAAGAAATCGAGATTATGAAGCTCGTAGGTGCAACGAACTGGTTTATCCGCTGGCCATTCTTCATTGAAGGATTACTGCTTGGTGTATTTGGTTCCATTATACCGATTGCTCTACTGCTTGGCACATATCAATATGCAGTGGGCTGGGTGGCACCGAGAGTACAAGGCTCATTTATTTCCATGCTTCCATATAACCCGTTTGTCTATCAAGTTTCACTGGTCCTTCTTTTGATCGGTGCAATCATTGGTGTATGGGGAAGCTTGACGTCCATCCGTAAATTCTTAAAAGTATAA
- a CDS encoding NAD(P)H-dependent oxidoreductase, translating to MRDKEQLKKEIIEAYEFRHATKEFDPAKKIPEDDFAFILETGRLSPSSVGFEPWKFLVVQNEAFREKLKECTWGAQKQLPTASHFVIILARTDARYDSPYAEYINKEIKGMTDETFEMVKERYKQFQENDLHLMETDRTLFDWASKQTYIALGNMMTAAAQIGIDSCPVEGFSYDEIHRILEEEGLLENGQYDISVMAAFGYRVIEPKRGKTRRPMDEVAVWIR from the coding sequence ATGCGAGACAAAGAGCAATTAAAAAAAGAAATCATTGAGGCGTATGAATTCCGTCATGCGACAAAAGAGTTTGACCCGGCGAAAAAGATTCCAGAAGATGACTTTGCGTTCATTTTAGAGACAGGAAGACTTTCGCCAAGCTCTGTCGGATTTGAGCCTTGGAAGTTCCTCGTCGTTCAAAATGAAGCATTTAGAGAGAAATTAAAAGAATGTACATGGGGTGCGCAAAAGCAACTTCCAACTGCCAGCCATTTTGTGATCATTTTGGCAAGAACAGACGCCCGGTATGATTCACCATATGCAGAATACATCAACAAGGAAATCAAAGGAATGACAGACGAAACGTTTGAGATGGTAAAAGAACGCTACAAACAATTCCAAGAGAATGATCTTCATTTGATGGAAACTGACCGTACGCTCTTCGATTGGGCTTCCAAACAAACGTATATTGCCCTTGGAAATATGATGACAGCCGCGGCACAAATCGGCATTGATTCATGCCCTGTTGAGGGATTCAGCTACGATGAAATTCATCGTATACTTGAGGAAGAAGGATTACTTGAAAATGGTCAGTACGACATCTCTGTCATGGCTGCCTTTGGGTATCGAGTCATTGAGCCAAAGCGCGGCAAAACGCGTCGTCCAATGGATGAAGTAGCCGTTTGGATTCGTTAA
- a CDS encoding murein hydrolase activator EnvC family protein: MKRKLMMAGMAAFIGTTWLYIPGNENRAFAYEDLDQKRQQIEEKTSKTESTLKKKKSELAKLEKKESKLKKEIEKIDHKVSAATEKVAEKEKEVKQTKQEIKKLKKDIQVINDRIEKRKAIFKDRIRSMQKSGGTINYLDVLLGARSFSDFVGRVGAVTTIVEADKDMITEHENDLKLVEQKEAELNNQLSGLETSLKELEELKKDLSKQQKEKEKILGNVTDKKNHAHDELGKLENEQEILANQKAAVKSEEARRQKEEAKKAEQAAAEKSAPTPQSGGSDQVSDTPASSSGFIKPAAGRFSSGFGGRSGGNHYGLDIAAKGTVSVVAAASGTVTNSSYSSSYGNVIFITHNINGQTFQTVYAHLSTRSVSTGQRVEQGQFLGYMGNTGQSDGQHLHFEIHKGLWNGAKSNAVNPAQYIR; the protein is encoded by the coding sequence TTGAAAAGAAAGCTGATGATGGCTGGAATGGCAGCGTTTATTGGAACAACGTGGCTATATATTCCAGGGAACGAGAATCGTGCATTCGCATACGAAGACCTAGATCAAAAACGTCAACAAATCGAAGAGAAAACATCAAAGACTGAATCAACTTTGAAGAAAAAGAAATCAGAGCTGGCTAAGCTTGAAAAGAAAGAATCCAAGCTCAAAAAAGAAATTGAAAAGATTGACCACAAGGTAAGTGCTGCAACTGAAAAAGTCGCTGAAAAAGAAAAAGAAGTCAAACAAACGAAGCAAGAGATCAAGAAACTAAAAAAAGACATTCAAGTCATCAATGATCGAATTGAAAAAAGAAAAGCTATTTTCAAAGATCGAATTCGTTCGATGCAAAAAAGCGGCGGTACGATCAACTATTTAGATGTGCTGCTGGGTGCTCGCAGCTTTAGTGATTTTGTCGGTCGTGTTGGAGCTGTTACAACCATTGTCGAAGCAGACAAAGACATGATTACAGAACATGAAAATGATTTAAAGCTGGTGGAGCAAAAAGAAGCAGAGCTAAATAATCAGCTAAGTGGACTTGAAACATCTCTGAAAGAGCTAGAAGAGTTGAAAAAGGATTTGTCTAAACAGCAAAAAGAAAAAGAAAAAATCTTAGGGAATGTAACAGATAAAAAGAACCATGCCCATGATGAATTAGGCAAACTTGAAAATGAACAAGAAATTTTAGCGAACCAAAAAGCGGCTGTGAAGTCTGAGGAAGCACGCCGCCAAAAGGAAGAAGCAAAGAAAGCAGAACAAGCAGCTGCTGAAAAAAGTGCACCTACACCTCAAAGTGGCGGTTCAGATCAAGTATCTGATACACCAGCAAGCAGCTCAGGCTTTATTAAACCAGCTGCTGGCCGATTCTCATCTGGCTTTGGCGGACGTTCTGGCGGAAACCACTACGGTTTAGATATTGCAGCAAAAGGCACAGTATCTGTCGTCGCAGCTGCATCTGGAACAGTCACGAACTCAAGCTACTCATCGAGCTACGGGAATGTGATATTCATTACGCATAATATCAATGGACAGACCTTTCAAACGGTATATGCCCACCTATCTACAAGAAGTGTGTCCACAGGGCAGAGAGTCGAGCAAGGACAATTCCTAGGATACATGGGGAATACAGGCCAGTCAGATGGTCAGCATCTCCATTTTGAAATTCATAAAGGATTATGGAATGGCGCAAAATCAAATGCAGTCAATCCAGCGCAATATATTCGCTAA
- the ftsE gene encoding cell division ATP-binding protein FtsE, with protein MIEMKEVYKIYSNGVKAINGINVSIHPGEFVYVVGPSGAGKSTFIKMMYREEKPTKGKILINSKDLGSIKEKEIPYLRREIGVVFQDFKLLPTLTVFENVAFALEVIGEQPHIIKKKVLDVLDLVQLKHKARQFPDQLSGGEQQRVSIARSIVNSPEVVIADEPTGNLDPDTSWEIMKTLEEINNRGTTVVMATHNKEIVNSMKKRVIAIEDGMIVRDEARGEYGIYD; from the coding sequence ATGATTGAAATGAAGGAAGTCTACAAGATCTATTCTAACGGTGTAAAGGCGATCAATGGAATCAATGTCTCTATCCACCCAGGAGAGTTTGTGTATGTTGTTGGTCCCAGTGGTGCTGGTAAATCCACTTTCATCAAAATGATGTATCGTGAAGAGAAGCCAACCAAAGGGAAAATCTTAATTAATAGCAAAGATTTAGGCTCGATTAAGGAAAAAGAAATCCCTTACTTAAGAAGAGAAATTGGTGTAGTATTCCAAGATTTCAAACTACTTCCAACCCTCACAGTGTTTGAGAACGTGGCATTTGCTCTTGAAGTCATTGGGGAACAGCCTCATATCATTAAGAAAAAAGTGCTGGATGTACTTGATTTGGTACAGCTCAAGCACAAAGCACGACAATTTCCTGACCAGCTGTCTGGCGGTGAGCAGCAGCGTGTATCTATCGCTCGTTCGATCGTGAATAGTCCTGAGGTAGTCATTGCAGACGAGCCAACAGGAAACCTTGATCCAGACACATCTTGGGAAATCATGAAGACACTCGAAGAGATTAATAACCGAGGAACAACAGTCGTCATGGCGACACATAACAAAGAGATTGTAAACAGCATGAAGAAACGCGTCATCGCAATCGAAGATGGAATGATTGTGCGTGACGAAGCAAGAGGGGAGTACGGCATTTATGATTAA
- a CDS encoding YitT family protein, which yields MKQGHSQLWIEAKNYLFILIGSAIVAIGFNTLLLPNQIAAGGVSGISTIMQSFGFEAAYVQWGLNIPLFIAGFYLLGGTFGVKTLVGSIFLPLMVFVTRHIAPVTHEALLAAIFGGVVIGIGIGLVFLGNGSTGGTALAAKIINKYTGLTLGTCLAMMDGLIVLAAMTVFGIEEGLYAVIGVFISSKTIDVVQAGFSHSKMAMIITGHEDEVRQAVFDQIDRGVTKISAVGGYTDHDRPILMCVVGQSQFTKLKQVVKAIDASAFVIVMDAKEVLGEGFKRA from the coding sequence ATGAAGCAGGGACATTCACAATTATGGATTGAAGCAAAAAATTACTTGTTCATTTTAATTGGATCAGCCATTGTGGCGATTGGATTTAATACGTTATTATTACCGAATCAGATTGCCGCAGGTGGTGTGAGCGGGATTAGTACGATTATGCAGTCATTCGGCTTTGAGGCGGCATATGTGCAGTGGGGGCTCAACATTCCGCTGTTTATCGCTGGCTTTTATTTATTAGGCGGTACATTTGGCGTGAAAACGCTCGTTGGCTCTATTTTCTTACCTTTGATGGTGTTTGTCACAAGGCATATTGCACCTGTGACACATGAAGCACTCTTAGCAGCTATTTTTGGCGGAGTGGTGATTGGGATCGGCATAGGGCTCGTGTTCCTTGGAAATGGGTCAACAGGTGGAACGGCGCTCGCTGCCAAAATCATCAATAAATATACAGGCCTCACGCTTGGTACCTGTTTAGCAATGATGGATGGCCTAATCGTTCTGGCTGCGATGACTGTTTTTGGGATTGAAGAGGGACTGTACGCTGTCATTGGTGTGTTTATTTCAAGTAAAACGATTGATGTCGTACAGGCCGGCTTCAGTCACTCGAAAATGGCGATGATCATTACAGGGCATGAGGATGAAGTCAGACAGGCAGTTTTTGATCAAATTGACCGTGGTGTCACAAAAATCTCAGCAGTCGGAGGATATACCGATCATGACCGTCCAATTCTAATGTGTGTCGTTGGACAGTCACAATTCACAAAGTTGAAACAAGTGGTGAAAGCAATCGATGCATCAGCATTTGTCATCGTAATGGATGCAAAAGAGGTGCTTGGTGAGGGTTTTAAAAGGGCGTAA